In Dromiciops gliroides isolate mDroGli1 chromosome 4, mDroGli1.pri, whole genome shotgun sequence, one DNA window encodes the following:
- the PVALEF gene encoding parvalbumin-like EF-hand-containing protein, with protein MDEDFSSQVKKIGMAMGTSLSDKDIDMLPSDMRHHGSFNYNRFFEYMQKFQTSSQQEEIIRKSFQMLDKDKSGFIEWNEIKYILSTVPSTGPTAPLTDEEAEAMIQAADKDGDGRIDFEEFSDMVKKEKIPKKK; from the exons ATGGATGAAGACTTCTCCTCGCAGGTGAAGAAGATTGGCATGGCCATGGGGACATCCCTATCAGACAAGGACATTGACATGCTGCCTTCAGACATGAGGCACCATG GTTCTTTCAACTACAACAGATTCTTTGAGTACATGCAGAAGTTCCAGACCTCAAGCCAGCAGGAGGAAATCATTCGGAAGTCCTTCCAGATGTTGGACAAAGACAAGAGTGGCTTCATTGAGTGGAATGAGATCAA GTACATCTTGTCCACAGTCCCCAGCACTGGCCCTACGGCGCCCCTGACGGATGAAGAGGCTGAGGCAATGATCCAAGCCGCCGACAAAGATGGAGATGGACGAATTGACTTTGAAG aATTCTCTGACATGGTCAAAAAAGAGAAgattccaaagaagaaatag